The DNA sequence CCGGAACCTGGACCCGTCCTACCGCCAGGCTGCGCCGGACCGAGGGCGCCGCAGTCGACGGCTGGTGGTCGTCACCGGGACGCCACGGTGTCGGCCGACATGTCTGGCGCGTCCGTCTTGCTGTCGTCGGTCGCGCCGCGTTGACGGACGATTCGGGCGGCCCGGGCCGGTGCGTCGGGGTAGAGCAGCCGGACGAGGGCGTAGGCGAGGCCGCCGCCGACGAGCTGCATGAGGATGAACGGCAGCACCGACGACGGTGTGATTCCCGCGAAGGTGTCGGAGAACATGCGGGCGACGGTGACGGCCGGGTTGGCGAAGCTGGTGGAACTGGTGAACCAGTATGCGGCGGTGATGTAGCCGGCGACGCCGACGGCGATGGTGTTGGTCCGGCCGGACCGGGCCATGCCGAAGATGACCATCACCAGGCCGAGGGTGGCGACGACCTCGCCGAGCCACAGGTTCGGTGTGTCGCGCTGGGTGCCGGAGATGCTGACCGCCGCAAGGTCGAACATCAGGTTGGCCACGACCGCGCCGACGAATCCGCCAACCAGCTGCGCGGCGATGAGAACGGCGGCGGTCGTGGCCTTGACGGCGCCGAGCGCGAGCT is a window from the Polymorphospora rubra genome containing:
- a CDS encoding aquaporin — its product is MSDQGPDRPQPHSMTPVIRAAVAELVGTAFLVATVIGSGIAATRLSPNDVGLQLLQNSLITGGILVALILALQPVSAAFNPVVTLVELALGAVKATTAAVLIAAQLVGGFVGAVVANLMFDLAAVSISGTQRDTPNLWLGEVVATLGLVMVIFGMARSGRTNTIAVGVAGYITAAYWFTSSTSFANPAVTVARMFSDTFAGITPSSVLPFILMQLVGGGLAYALVRLLYPDAPARAARIVRQRGATDDSKTDAPDMSADTVASR